AGCTTTTAAAGAGAGTAAGACTTCAGACAAAAATCACTTAAAGTTAAAAGTTCACAAATCACCCTTTTGAAGCTTCTGTTCCAAACACATTGCAAATTATAACCTGGAATAGGGAATTATCATTCTCAAAATTCTCTTCAATAAAACCAAGATTTCAGATTCCTGCTAGGTACTTAAGAGGGTTTATTTTCCACGAAAAAAAGTATCTAAAATCTACCCAGTAGAATTATTGCACAGTGGGGCCCACAGGACAGTGATTTCCAAGGGCTAGTCCTCATATAAAAAAAGGCCACAATAAATACATCTATATACTATGCCCCACTCTAACTTGACATGTGTAAACACAAATATGACGAAAccttgcttaaaaaaagaaactcctgaggaaagaaaaggatggaaaactCTACCAAGGCCACTTGAGTCAGAAACTCCAATTACTATTTCCACTGCCATGAAAGACACTCACCAAATACACTGACCATTCCAAGCACCAAGATAAACCAGTGACAAGGTTATTTATCACACTTGAATATTTCACTCAGATCACAGCTCAAACTGAGCTTTAGAAGAACTTCCTAGAAGAAGATGAGTTTGGAAAGGAAGTAAACTGCTGGCAACCAACCCACTAGCTGAACATAAGCTCATCATTAGTCACTAAGGGTTGAGCTGTGATCAGTGAGATGCTACCAAACCCAGTCACTAGTTAACTCCAGTGTTTAGGCCATTATTTTTCACTCACAGTTCTTGAAACATCACCATGACATTTGCAAATGGaattacagttttttctttcttttttttaaatctgggtAGCACCATGGTTCACGCTAATGTTAATTCCCTCACAGTATCCCACCCAAGGTATCTGGCAATCCATGCAGCAGCCTGTGATGTACAAAGCAGCCCAAGTTTTAAACCCTCCCAACTCATCCCATTAAAATGTCAAGTCCTAACCACACGAATAAAAACATACCACTCTAGGAGATATTCTTCAATTTCCTGTGACAACTGATGAATCATAATACATAAAGCACTAAGTATGATTCCAAACACCAAACCATGTAATCAAGTTTGTAAACCAAAAACTGAGTCAACAAGCCACACCTTGCCTACAGCACAGACACAGCCAAATTATGATCTGTTTTTAGCTGCATGGGTGGTGGGACTTCTCACGGCTTCTGCTTTTTAAAGCATTCACTCTCATTCTAAAATGGTATGCTATACACAAAACCACCAATTTCATTCCAGAATACATCATCTTAATGTTAATAAAAAGCTCCTGTATGCACATACtgccaatacattttaaaaggcccAAATTTCAAcaaatagaatagacaaattcatCAGACAAGAGATCATAAATTACTTTGGccgaaaaaaatctttaaaaaaaatctggctcAACATTCTGCTTGCAGGTTTCTACATATACTGTATATgtggtgagtgtgtatgtgtaaatatatagcTTTTTGTAAGGGAATGGAGTATGGTCTAGCCCACGTTTCCATGGTTATGTAGGAACTACAATGTTCTTTGCTAGCAAAACAAGAAGTGCAAGGTCTGCATTTCCACCAACTCGATGCAAAGCCCCAAGAGCTTCCTGCAAAGTAAAGCCGGCACGGAGAATCCGGTCAATGTCCGCAGCAGGAAAAATTAATGGTGCAAGAAAGGAGGGACTTGATGATGGCTGGCTGGTAGGTGGTACGAATTCTAGAAGTGGCCCTGCAGCTTCAGAACAGACATTTTCTCTAGTCTCAGGCCTGTCTGTCACTGGATTCCGTGTGCCCTGGCCCAAATCTTTAACCAATATGAAACTGGATGACAAGGACTCAGTGTGCTCAGAAGTCTGATTGAGTGCATCCTCCTCACCTGCTAAAAGTCTGGGTGAAATTTCTGCACCAAAGGTGCAATGTAGTTGATTGGACGTTTCAGCTGAGGCTACAGTGACAGAACTGCTCTCATTTACTGACTCCTTAGACTTGGGGACACCTTCCCTATCAGTTAATACGCCATCACCTGGACCCCTGaagttaatattttcttcatcttctaCTCCAGCGTCAGTTGAAGTGTATGTTAATTCTTCTGTCTTCACTGTTACAGATGTGGCCTGATGAAAGGAGACCTGTGAACAGTGTTTGCTCTGGGTAGCTGTAAGATGCTCATTTTGGGTCCATCTCTCAGAAAGGTCCTTAATACCTGTTTGGCCCTCAGTTACTGTCTCTGATTGACAGATAACTTCTTCCGATGTGTTTTCTGAAGCTGGTTTACTACTAATGACCAAAAGTTCATGAAGTTCCTTCAAGGCTGCCGTTACAGATGAGCAAGATTCCTCTGTGGACTCTATGGATGGCTGACAACTGCCACAGAGACTTACTAAAGAGGAGGGGCAACTCCCGTATTCTTTATTTGTTCCAGACATTTCAACATTACTTTCTGGAAGCTGTAAATCCTGAGTGGAAATGGAATTACtcaaaatttcagaggaagggtTACATTTTGATGTTTCTACTTCCATCAAGGGATTATCTAAGGTGAGATCAGATGCACCGATGTTCTTGACACTGGTATTCTGACCACCTGCTGAATTGAGCACAGCAGCTAGGGACTGTTCAACTATATCTACTTCCATAAGTGTTTCTGAACTTGAGCAGCCAAAGCACCCTGAAGGtagaatatttttctctgtacCCGAAAGGTCCACAGTCTGCTCTAGCCTGTCTCCTTCCATTGTAGCTTCCGAACCGATACTTCTTTGTTGATCCTGTTGCCTTTCTCCAAGAAGTTCAAGGTCCCCTGTGTTACAGAGACGTGCTCGGTCATGGGGAGCATTCTGCCGTATAACCTCATGCTGTCCAGTCCTCGGTTCTTCATGCTGCTGAAGGCCACTCGCTTGACTCAGGTCCTGATATTCTGGATGCCAACCCTTTTCATCTTTAAGCCTCTGTGGTTCTTCCATCCCAGTGACAGATAAACTAACTTCCTGTCTGGTGTGGAGATGAGATGTGAGGCCCTGGGTGCTTCTTTCAGCAGATTTCTCTAGATTACCTGCAACAATGGCTTCTTCGAGTGAATTCTGCAAAGGCATAGCTGGCCTCTGGTCTGCTGGAGCACTGTCTGCTGAAGAAGCACAATCAGAAAGATCCTGTAGAGGAGGATGTTCTTTCTTTTCACAGGTTACCTGGAATTCAGCTGAAGCCTTCAAAGCCTTCAGAGCTTTAGGTTCAATGCTGTCTGGGTCGCTGGGCTCAACAGGGCAGACTGAAGCAGAGACAGAGTGAGCAAGACGTGAAGGATTACCAATCTCAGGACTCTGTCCTGAAGGATGGGCTTGATGGTTAAATCCATCTGAAGTTGGTAATGATGACATTCCCAGTGAGGTAGTTTCTTTACCGCTTTTCTCTACATAGAACAAcagtcaaaggaaaaaagattaatTAGCAGGTTACGAAGTCCACTAAATTATCAGAGAACACAAATCTAAACAGGACAGAACAAAATCAGGTCCTTAAACTGGGGTTTGTCTTATATTTATAGACTTTATACAAGAACCATTCTCATCGTGGTGGACAATTTAACATCATAGCATCAGGATAAGAGGTAGGCATGTTCTTAACAAAATATGTGTActgtaattcaatatttttatttaagtacCACATAAGGGCTGAGTTAGTGCTCAAGACTGAAGGACATTTACGTATCTTTATTCTCAGTGGGTTCAGAACTCtagaatattttctccaagtgtgTTTTCTCTATCACTTGCCCTAAAATCACCTGGGATGTTTCCTAAGCATGCAGATTCTGGATACCATCCTTGGGATAAACCCAGGAATTTGTATTTTCAGTAAGTTCCTCAGGTGATTCTTAAAAGCACAATACAATCTTGAGGATTTCAGTACTAGAAAGATTCTTGTGCCAATTCTCTTTCAGAGTGTCAAATGTGAACACTGAGAAGTCTAAACCAGGTATATCTGAGACAGAGCAGGaattataaagagaaataagaatgtGATACTACTCAGGGACCttcagaagacagagaagcaaacATTCTATTTATTTCTATCCAAACATTCCAAAAACTATATGAGCTTGACTCAGAACAAAAAAAAGCGCTAAAGATCAAACAGATTAAATCCCAATTATTATCTTACCAAATAATGCAACTTTAAAAAGGATTATCAGTTACTTTATCACAGCAACAACTAAGTGAGAATATTTAAGTACTTTAAGGGCAGGGAAatgtgggcaggggagggcagtGGAGGGATATAGTTCATAAGTTTTCCAATAAGCAATTAACAATTTAGATCCACTGCAACTTACTGACCACTCATAAAAAATGGAAGGATTAAATACCACACCTCAATGCAAACATCATGATGTCATTAAACATCAGTTCCAACTCTCCTTTTGCCactaatccaattaaaaattgacCTCTATGCAGTTATTACAAGATTGTTAATTAAAAGTCAAAGGCTGGTAACAAAAAATGACA
This sequence is a window from Globicephala melas chromosome 1, mGloMel1.2, whole genome shotgun sequence. Protein-coding genes within it:
- the DDI2 gene encoding protein DDI1 homolog 2 isoform X3, which codes for MLLTVYCVRRDLSEVTFSLQVDADFELHNFRALCELESGIPAAESQIVYAERPLTDNHRSLASYGLKDGDVVILRQKENADPRPSVQFPNLPRIDFRSIAVPGTSNTRQRQPAGAQQSHSSPGEVASSPQGLDNPALLRDMLLANPHELSLLKERNPPLADALLSGDLEKFSRVLVEQQQDRARREQERIRLFSADPFDLEAQAKIEEDIRQQNIEENMTIAMEEAPESFGQVVMLYINCKVNGHPVKAFVDSGAQMTIMSQACAERCNIMRLVDRRWAGIAKGVGTQKIIGRVHLAQVQIEGDFLACSFSILEEQPMDMLLGLDMLKRHQCSIDLKKNVLVIGTTGSKTTFLPEGELPECARLAYGAGREEVRPEEIADQELAEALQKSVEDAEKSGKETTSLGMSSLPTSDGFNHQAHPSGQSPEIGNPSRLAHSVSASVCPVEPSDPDSIEPKALKALKASAEFQVTCEKKEHPPLQDLSDCASSADSAPADQRPAMPLQNSLEEAIVAGNLEKSAERSTQGLTSHLHTRQEVSLSVTGMEEPQRLKDEKGWHPEYQDLSQASGLQQHEEPRTGQHEVIRQNAPHDRARLCNTGDLELLGERQQDQQRSIGSEATMEGDRLEQTVDLSGTEKNILPSGCFGCSSSETLMEVDIVEQSLAAVLNSAGGQNTSVKNIGASDLTLDNPLMEVETSKCNPSSEILSNSISTQDLQLPESNVEMSGTNKEYGSCPSSLVSLCGSCQPSIESTEESCSSVTAALKELHELLVISSKPASENTSEEVICQSETVTEGQTGIKDLSERWTQNEHLTATQSKHCSQVSFHQATSVTVKTEELTYTSTDAGVEDEENINFRGPGDGVLTDREGVPKSKESVNESSSVTVASAETSNQLHCTFGAEISPRLLAGEEDALNQTSEHTESLSSSFILVKDLGQGTRNPVTDRPETRENVCSEAAGPLLEFVPPTSQPSSSPSFLAPLIFPAADIDRILRAGFTLQEALGALHRVGGNADLALLVLLAKNIVVPT
- the DDI2 gene encoding protein DDI1 homolog 2 isoform X1, which gives rise to MSSLPTSDGFNHQAHPSGQSPEIGNPSRLAHSVSASVCPVEPSDPDSIEPKALKALKASAEFQVTCEKKEHPPLQDLSDCASSADSAPADQRPAMPLQNSLEEAIVAGNLEKSAERSTQGLTSHLHTRQEVSLSVTGMEEPQRLKDEKGWHPEYQDLSQASGLQQHEEPRTGQHEVIRQNAPHDRARLCNTGDLELLGERQQDQQRSIGSEATMEGDRLEQTVDLSGTEKNILPSGCFGCSSSETLMEVDIVEQSLAAVLNSAGGQNTSVKNIGASDLTLDNPLMEVETSKCNPSSEILSNSISTQDLQLPESNVEMSGTNKEYGSCPSSLVSLCGSCQPSIESTEESCSSVTAALKELHELLVISSKPASENTSEEVICQSETVTEGQTGIKDLSERWTQNEHLTATQSKHCSQVSFHQATSVTVKTEELTYTSTDAGVEDEENINFRGPGDGVLTDREGVPKSKESVNESSSVTVASAETSNQLHCTFGAEISPRLLAGEEDALNQTSEHTESLSSSFILVKDLGQGTRNPVTDRPETRENVCSEAAGPLLEFVPPTSQPSSSPSFLAPLIFPAADIDRILRAGFTLQEALGALHRVGGNADLALLVLLAKNIVVPT